One genomic window of Paeniglutamicibacter sp. Y32M11 includes the following:
- a CDS encoding nucleotidyltransferase family protein, translated as MNTSDSGLLPVAHLYPHEAVELAAALVASIAAEAGLQCLFIKGPAAVSIKARPPRASSDIDVLALPEEIDIFINRLKIHGWLIRPSEDGLGIPRHSHTLYHENWPSDIDLHFRFPGLEAKPEEAFAALNKQSTIHYFAGFKAFIPSFPGHVVIQITHALRNLPSTEIYHSKNAHSDYDFLRFSDKLPKWPIMKEILDGTDSWAAMRPFLEDAYPSYLEALSIHPPSEDWISRTTVGYGSTFKLMEFLRAPWRRKLIVLYRVFIPSREGLAVSNISILNANRKTYNRILTKHWIHLLKRAPFAIFITAKRLRGR; from the coding sequence ATGAACACTTCCGATTCCGGGCTTTTGCCTGTTGCACACCTCTATCCCCATGAGGCCGTCGAACTCGCCGCAGCACTCGTTGCATCAATTGCAGCTGAAGCCGGTCTTCAGTGTCTATTCATAAAAGGCCCTGCCGCCGTATCAATCAAGGCAAGACCACCTCGGGCTTCGTCCGATATCGACGTTCTTGCGCTTCCAGAAGAAATAGACATATTTATTAATAGGCTAAAGATTCATGGTTGGTTAATTAGACCTTCCGAAGATGGGTTGGGAATTCCAAGACACTCACACACTCTCTATCATGAGAATTGGCCGTCCGACATTGATCTCCATTTTCGATTTCCAGGGTTAGAGGCGAAACCGGAAGAAGCGTTTGCGGCGTTGAATAAACAATCAACAATTCATTACTTTGCTGGATTTAAAGCATTCATACCATCATTCCCTGGACATGTCGTAATTCAGATTACTCATGCACTGAGAAATCTTCCGAGCACTGAGATCTACCATTCAAAAAACGCACATTCTGACTATGATTTCTTAAGATTCTCGGATAAGTTGCCAAAATGGCCGATAATGAAAGAAATTCTTGATGGCACTGACTCATGGGCGGCAATGAGACCGTTCCTAGAAGATGCCTACCCATCTTATCTAGAGGCCCTCTCCATCCACCCACCCTCCGAAGATTGGATATCTCGGACGACGGTGGGCTACGGAAGTACATTCAAGCTCATGGAGTTTCTAAGAGCTCCTTGGAGGCGAAAGCTGATCGTTCTCTATCGCGTATTCATCCCGAGTCGCGAAGGCCTTGCCGTCAGTAATATTTCAATACTCAACGCTAACCGTAAAACATATAATCGAATCCTGACTAAACATTGGATACATCTTTTGAAACGTGCACCATTTGCGATTTTTATTACAGCAAAAAGATTGCGCGGAAGATAA
- a CDS encoding prolyl oligopeptidase family serine peptidase — protein MTTRLPYGSWPSPISAQDVAAGTTPVGGGTFVGNEIWWLEGRPAEGGRLTVLAREAKTDREPRELVSSPFNVRSRVNEYGGAAWAAIQVGGAQKLVFVNFADQRLYLAGADGSTPVPLTPDSVGSDGDPALRFAEIIEGTDAGSILAVCEDHRTELRRYIVAVPLDGSAAEDAQALTEVTESSRFVAAPRLNPSKTRLSWISWEHPQMPWDGTELHIADVEAGVASNDSVVAGSTTESVLQPEWLNDDDLVFVSDSSGWWNPYLYTVATGNCRALCERAEEFAGPLWTVGQSWYKVMDPNTLLLTHGTHGSALATLDVSTGELKELPLPFTRVSPCAVRGSQLLATATSLLQGDGLRLINLESLETINVSLALRQLPEPLALPGAEAMEFTTTDGSPVYAHVYAPKLGDLQGHEGELPPYVAFVHGGPTSQAFAQLSLSIAYYTSRGIGVVDVNYGGSTGFGRAYRQRLNGQWGVVDVQDTVAVLDGMVAVGLADPQRLAIEGGSAGGWTVLSALTTTKRFSAGISRYGVSDLVGLVRDTHDFESRYMESLVGPYPEAAQLYAQRAPINHVEDISCPVLLLQGDQDKVVPPAQSQVVADALAVNGIPHAYVLYAGEQHGFRRAETIINALETSLGFYAAVFGFEADVPVLNLS, from the coding sequence ATGACTACGCGTTTGCCCTATGGCTCCTGGCCCTCTCCCATTTCCGCTCAAGACGTCGCGGCCGGAACCACGCCCGTGGGTGGCGGCACCTTTGTGGGAAATGAGATCTGGTGGCTCGAAGGCCGCCCGGCCGAGGGTGGCCGACTGACGGTGCTGGCACGCGAAGCGAAGACCGACCGAGAACCGCGCGAACTGGTCTCTAGCCCCTTCAACGTACGCAGCAGGGTTAACGAATACGGTGGCGCAGCCTGGGCAGCCATCCAGGTAGGCGGTGCCCAGAAGCTAGTATTTGTGAACTTCGCGGATCAGCGCCTATATCTTGCCGGTGCGGACGGCAGCACCCCGGTGCCGCTGACCCCGGACAGTGTCGGCAGCGACGGGGATCCTGCTCTCCGCTTTGCCGAAATTATTGAGGGCACGGATGCCGGAAGCATCTTGGCCGTATGTGAGGATCACCGTACCGAGCTGCGCCGCTACATCGTGGCTGTGCCACTGGATGGTTCGGCCGCCGAAGACGCTCAGGCGCTCACCGAAGTCACCGAATCGTCACGCTTTGTTGCTGCCCCGCGACTGAACCCCTCCAAGACTCGGCTGAGTTGGATCTCCTGGGAACACCCGCAGATGCCGTGGGACGGCACCGAACTGCACATTGCCGACGTGGAAGCCGGGGTGGCCAGCAATGATTCGGTAGTGGCCGGATCCACCACCGAATCGGTGCTCCAGCCCGAATGGCTCAACGACGACGACCTGGTTTTCGTCTCCGATTCCAGCGGCTGGTGGAACCCCTACCTCTACACAGTCGCCACAGGCAATTGCCGAGCCCTGTGCGAACGTGCCGAGGAATTCGCCGGGCCGCTATGGACCGTGGGGCAAAGTTGGTACAAGGTCATGGATCCCAATACTTTGCTCCTCACGCACGGTACTCACGGTTCGGCATTGGCCACGTTGGACGTCTCTACGGGAGAGCTGAAGGAACTGCCCCTTCCCTTTACCCGGGTTTCGCCCTGTGCCGTGCGTGGGAGCCAACTCCTAGCCACAGCCACCTCCTTGTTACAGGGAGATGGGTTGCGATTGATAAACCTGGAAAGCCTCGAGACGATTAACGTGTCCCTGGCGCTGCGCCAGCTGCCGGAACCGTTGGCGCTGCCCGGAGCCGAGGCCATGGAGTTCACCACGACAGATGGGTCACCGGTGTATGCCCACGTTTATGCTCCCAAGTTGGGGGACCTGCAGGGACATGAGGGGGAGCTGCCACCCTATGTTGCCTTTGTCCACGGTGGGCCCACCTCCCAAGCCTTCGCCCAACTCTCGTTGTCCATTGCCTACTACACCTCCCGCGGCATTGGTGTGGTGGATGTGAATTATGGTGGCTCCACGGGCTTCGGACGTGCCTACCGTCAACGCCTCAACGGTCAATGGGGTGTGGTTGATGTGCAGGACACCGTCGCGGTGCTCGACGGCATGGTGGCGGTGGGCTTGGCAGATCCCCAGCGGCTGGCCATCGAAGGCGGATCCGCCGGTGGCTGGACGGTATTGAGCGCACTGACCACCACCAAGAGGTTCTCCGCCGGCATCTCGCGCTACGGAGTCTCGGACCTGGTGGGACTGGTGCGTGACACCCACGACTTCGAGTCCCGCTACATGGAATCCCTGGTGGGGCCCTACCCCGAGGCCGCACAGCTCTACGCTCAACGTGCCCCGATCAACCACGTGGAAGATATCAGCTGCCCGGTGCTGTTGCTCCAGGGGGACCAGGACAAGGTAGTTCCTCCGGCCCAGTCTCAGGTGGTCGCAGACGCACTGGCGGTCAACGGCATACCTCATGCCTATGTGCTTTATGCGGGGGAGCAGCACGGCTTCCGGCGTGCGGAAACCATCATCAACGCGCTGGAAACCTCGCTAGGGTTCTACGCCGCAGTCTTCGGTTTTGAAGCAGATGTCCCGGTGCTTAACCTTTCCTAG
- a CDS encoding PqqD family protein has translation MTSKPEELRWIKSSRLAVVSSEEDSRFAILNLDASQPVVLTGSGAAIWSALDQYDSVPSMALKLSVDYDIEIEILIPQIRNFLEQLAAQRLIVTPK, from the coding sequence ATGACCTCGAAACCCGAAGAATTGCGTTGGATTAAATCGTCGCGTTTGGCCGTTGTTAGTTCCGAAGAGGATAGCCGTTTCGCTATTCTAAATTTGGATGCCTCGCAACCTGTGGTTCTTACGGGATCCGGTGCGGCAATTTGGTCTGCTCTTGATCAATATGATTCAGTGCCATCGATGGCCTTGAAGTTATCTGTTGACTATGATATCGAGATAGAAATCTTAATACCGCAAATAAGGAACTTCTTGGAGCAGCTTGCGGCCCAAAGGCTGATAGTCACACCCAAATGA
- a CDS encoding polysaccharide biosynthesis tyrosine autokinase translates to MEPTEINSESGADLRYYVRVLFSFWRGIVAIFLICLLLTFAWTLLQPRIYAASSSGLVIAGDSENIGNALAGDSLAKSKAVGYKSIATTRPVADRVINDMKLDETADSLLGRIEVTVPTGTAEIRITASSEGAEEARGLANAWVVALADQIKELESASVDGAERVSAVNLHPLGQAVLPSTPVSPNTKLALALGGLVGLAIGAAYAMIRNHLDRRIRSAEALELLGLSVVGTIPEDKRLMAQRAVVETGAIDHGDRAAHAFSEALRELRTNLNYIDVDNPPRIIVMTSSVPGEGKSSVTANLAVAIASTGRNVVLVDADLRRPVQTKLFDLIEGAGLTDVLSHSADIEDVLQPYGPVPNLQLLGSGRIPPNPSELLGSKAMKLLLKELARDAVVLVDAPPLLPVTDAAVLSTAADGILVAVRAGNTTSDEVNKALHNLRKVDANILGAILNQVPTKGVGAAQYGYYGKYYYSNTEEDSIKSGKPSSRLKKPTPPRASPYPNSEATPASAFPDTHIGGDPEFRRLRRNR, encoded by the coding sequence GTGGAACCGACCGAGATAAATTCTGAGTCTGGCGCTGACCTTCGATACTACGTAAGAGTCTTATTCAGTTTTTGGCGCGGAATCGTAGCAATTTTCTTAATTTGCCTACTGCTTACCTTCGCCTGGACTTTGCTTCAGCCACGCATTTACGCCGCTTCTTCTTCGGGTTTGGTCATCGCAGGAGACTCGGAAAATATCGGAAATGCCTTGGCCGGCGACAGTTTGGCGAAGTCGAAAGCAGTTGGCTACAAAAGCATCGCTACTACCCGCCCAGTTGCGGACCGAGTCATCAACGACATGAAACTCGACGAGACCGCTGATTCCTTGCTTGGACGCATAGAAGTAACGGTACCAACCGGTACCGCTGAAATCCGTATAACGGCTTCTTCGGAAGGCGCGGAGGAGGCGCGCGGACTGGCGAATGCATGGGTCGTTGCCCTCGCAGATCAGATCAAGGAACTGGAATCGGCATCAGTCGATGGCGCTGAACGCGTATCGGCCGTGAACTTGCACCCGTTGGGGCAAGCAGTTTTGCCATCTACACCTGTCTCGCCCAACACCAAGCTTGCATTAGCTCTTGGAGGCCTAGTTGGACTGGCGATCGGTGCCGCTTACGCGATGATTCGCAATCATCTGGACCGCCGAATTCGTTCGGCTGAGGCGCTGGAATTGCTTGGACTTAGTGTTGTTGGAACAATTCCGGAAGACAAGCGCCTCATGGCACAACGCGCAGTTGTGGAAACCGGTGCTATCGACCACGGTGACCGCGCAGCACACGCATTCTCGGAGGCACTACGTGAATTGCGAACAAATCTTAATTACATTGACGTAGATAACCCGCCCCGGATCATCGTCATGACCTCATCCGTTCCAGGCGAAGGTAAATCCTCGGTCACTGCAAATCTGGCAGTAGCCATTGCATCCACAGGTAGGAACGTCGTATTGGTCGATGCTGACCTGCGTCGCCCGGTTCAAACTAAGTTGTTTGATCTAATTGAGGGAGCTGGACTTACTGACGTGTTGAGCCACAGTGCAGATATTGAAGATGTCCTTCAACCCTATGGTCCGGTTCCCAATTTACAGTTACTTGGCTCGGGCCGTATTCCACCTAACCCTTCCGAGTTGCTCGGCTCAAAGGCCATGAAACTTCTGCTGAAGGAGTTGGCGCGGGATGCAGTGGTACTCGTTGACGCACCACCACTTCTTCCCGTCACAGACGCTGCAGTACTCAGCACAGCTGCCGACGGTATTCTCGTTGCTGTCCGCGCAGGGAATACAACCAGTGACGAAGTCAACAAAGCATTGCACAACCTACGAAAAGTTGATGCAAATATCTTGGGTGCAATCCTGAACCAAGTCCCAACCAAGGGCGTCGGAGCGGCACAGTATGGCTATTACGGTAAATATTACTACTCGAATACAGAAGAAGATTCGATCAAATCTGGCAAACCCAGCAGCAGATTGAAGAAACCAACGCCGCCGAGGGCATCGCCCTATCCGAATTCGGAGGCAACGCCAGCTTCAGCTTTTCCAGATACTCACATCGGCGGAGACCCGGAATTTCGGCGGTTACGTCGAAATCGGTAG
- a CDS encoding helix-turn-helix domain-containing protein — MFIDSGSGTIVVNDSGKLESHKFAVGTILAFDDTCSFELVQKIDSIITGIRIPIQTIKEFGLCCTFEIIGTGNPSVLARAARDFVASIIVQKSDLSSISSYFIENLLQEMISGIILENNGNTVNQNSRKSIYDQAMSFIAASANDPELNTANLARELSISVRQLQREFKKNNLTVAQTIKNQRIDLATRLLSNSKMNVLSLDEVATFSGFTSLIQMRRALSERGLRHPTRIRADALNSL; from the coding sequence ATGTTCATTGATAGTGGATCTGGTACTATAGTTGTAAATGACTCAGGTAAATTGGAGTCGCATAAATTCGCAGTAGGTACAATTCTTGCATTCGACGATACGTGCAGTTTTGAACTTGTTCAAAAAATTGATTCTATAATTACTGGAATTCGAATACCAATTCAGACAATTAAAGAATTCGGACTATGTTGCACATTTGAAATAATAGGCACAGGCAATCCTTCGGTCTTAGCGCGGGCTGCGCGTGATTTTGTTGCGTCAATAATAGTTCAAAAATCTGACTTATCCTCGATTTCGTCTTATTTTATAGAAAATTTGCTGCAGGAAATGATCTCTGGAATAATTCTCGAAAATAACGGTAATACCGTTAATCAAAATTCCCGTAAAAGCATCTACGACCAGGCGATGTCATTTATAGCTGCGTCCGCAAATGATCCTGAATTAAACACGGCCAATTTAGCGCGTGAACTATCCATCTCTGTGCGTCAGTTGCAAAGAGAATTCAAAAAAAATAATCTCACCGTGGCTCAAACCATCAAGAATCAACGAATCGATCTGGCAACTAGATTACTGAGCAACTCAAAAATGAACGTCCTTTCCCTCGACGAAGTTGCCACTTTCTCAGGTTTTACGTCGTTGATTCAGATGCGACGTGCACTCAGCGAGAGAGGATTGCGACATCCCACCCGAATTCGCGCCGACGCTCTCAATTCCCTCTGA
- the istA gene encoding IS21 family transposase, whose amino-acid sequence MKSPGEFMEILATYDLTKSYRATAEICGVSHNTVRAFIKARDEGRSNEAAHRTSTKAEPFMEQIEAWVDASRGKIRGDITHERLVALGYTGSQRTTRTVVAKIKADYRAAEARPHRTWIPEPGRWLQYDFGDGPVIDGAKTVLFCAWLDFSRFRIVFVMRNRQRPNVFSALDRAFRLIGGIPTYVLTDNEKLVTIEHVAGLPVRNPQAVAFSQHYSTVIHTCMPADPATKGGVEKTVHLAKADMVPTDANLLPTYDTFAQVEAACTAFMEKVNNRVHSATLEIPSQMLENFERSVLHRVPEEPFALALGHGRVVPPNTPMVTFEKSRYSVPYQLMGQSVWVRQNGNDEIIIVHVGAQGPTEVARHQRTRPGVPSVLDAHFPPRPAGSLEREPKGKNDADLAFLDIGEGAKLWLKEATAAGVGKIRVKMAAAVELAKLLGVTSVDHGLGGAAVHHRFTHEDLLSIIDTNRSPGYLSETRMVLDPNQILAQGTGAWAGFGTTDEPVTDEGATEISEGNDEN is encoded by the coding sequence ATGAAGTCTCCAGGGGAGTTCATGGAAATTCTAGCTACTTACGACCTCACCAAGTCATACCGTGCCACCGCAGAAATCTGCGGCGTCTCTCACAACACCGTCCGCGCATTCATCAAAGCCCGCGACGAAGGGCGCAGCAACGAAGCCGCCCACCGCACCTCCACCAAAGCTGAACCCTTCATGGAACAGATCGAGGCCTGGGTGGACGCCTCCAGAGGAAAGATCCGCGGGGACATCACCCACGAACGCCTCGTCGCCCTGGGATACACCGGATCCCAACGCACCACGCGCACCGTCGTGGCCAAGATCAAAGCAGACTACCGAGCCGCCGAAGCTCGCCCGCACCGGACATGGATCCCGGAACCTGGTCGCTGGCTCCAATACGATTTCGGCGATGGACCGGTCATTGATGGAGCCAAGACCGTACTGTTTTGCGCATGGCTGGACTTCAGCCGATTCCGCATTGTGTTCGTGATGCGGAACCGGCAACGACCAAACGTTTTCTCCGCCTTGGACCGTGCGTTTCGGTTGATTGGTGGGATTCCTACGTACGTTTTGACTGACAACGAGAAGCTGGTGACGATCGAACACGTGGCCGGGTTGCCCGTGCGTAACCCGCAAGCGGTCGCCTTTTCGCAGCACTATTCCACCGTCATTCATACCTGTATGCCGGCAGATCCCGCCACCAAGGGCGGCGTGGAAAAAACGGTGCACCTTGCCAAAGCAGACATGGTCCCTACCGACGCGAATCTCTTACCCACCTATGACACGTTCGCGCAGGTCGAGGCCGCCTGCACGGCCTTCATGGAAAAGGTCAATAACCGTGTTCATTCGGCGACGCTGGAGATCCCTTCACAGATGTTGGAAAACTTTGAACGATCAGTCCTGCACCGGGTCCCAGAGGAACCCTTCGCCTTGGCGTTGGGTCACGGACGGGTGGTGCCACCGAACACGCCAATGGTGACTTTTGAGAAGTCCCGCTATTCAGTTCCGTACCAGTTGATGGGCCAAAGTGTCTGGGTGAGACAGAACGGAAACGATGAGATCATCATCGTGCACGTCGGAGCCCAAGGACCTACGGAGGTCGCCCGGCACCAACGTACCCGTCCCGGGGTTCCGTCGGTGCTTGACGCGCACTTCCCTCCGCGTCCTGCAGGATCCTTGGAGCGCGAACCGAAGGGCAAAAATGATGCGGATCTAGCCTTCCTAGACATTGGGGAAGGCGCGAAGCTTTGGCTGAAGGAAGCTACGGCAGCTGGGGTCGGGAAGATCCGGGTGAAGATGGCCGCCGCCGTGGAGCTCGCCAAATTACTGGGTGTCACCAGCGTCGACCACGGGCTCGGAGGTGCTGCGGTGCACCACCGATTCACCCACGAAGACTTACTCTCAATCATTGATACCAATAGGTCTCCGGGCTACCTGAGTGAGACTCGTATGGTCCTGGATCCGAACCAGATTCTGGCTCAAGGTACCGGTGCGTGGGCCGGATTCGGCACCACCGATGAACCGGTCACCGATGAGGGCGCCACAGAAATTTCGGAGGGCAACGATGAAAACTAA
- a CDS encoding ATP-binding protein — MKTNTTGSPAPAIAQDATISMVIELMRTNRMPHAREIAEELLTTAKAQLWDPAEAVRLLLEAEASGRNKSMLDTRRKRAGFPSGKTFEAWDASISSIPTATTHYLRTFEWVRRKENLIACGPAGTGKSMLLEALGHQAIDAGMSVSWLSMEDLGSLVRHRIDDSLNKAITNGTGSDVICIDDIGLLPVSDDAAEGFYRIVDAAYEKRSLAISSNIHPAGFDQLKPKTLATATVDRLLHHAHV; from the coding sequence ATGAAAACTAACACCACCGGATCCCCGGCTCCGGCCATCGCGCAAGACGCTACCATCAGCATGGTCATCGAGTTGATGCGCACCAATCGGATGCCCCACGCTCGAGAAATTGCCGAGGAACTCCTCACCACAGCCAAGGCCCAACTCTGGGATCCGGCCGAAGCCGTGCGCCTCCTGTTGGAAGCCGAAGCTTCCGGGAGAAATAAGTCCATGCTCGACACCCGCCGCAAGCGTGCCGGGTTCCCGTCAGGGAAGACCTTCGAAGCATGGGACGCGTCGATTTCTAGTATCCCCACCGCCACCACCCACTATTTGCGCACGTTTGAATGGGTGAGGCGCAAGGAGAACCTGATCGCATGCGGACCAGCCGGCACGGGGAAATCGATGCTGCTCGAAGCCCTTGGGCATCAGGCCATCGATGCGGGAATGAGCGTATCTTGGCTGAGCATGGAGGATCTAGGGTCTTTGGTGCGACACCGAATCGATGACAGCCTGAACAAGGCCATCACCAATGGAACCGGTTCCGACGTGATCTGTATTGACGATATCGGGCTATTGCCAGTTTCTGATGATGCCGCCGAGGGGTTCTACCGGATCGTGGATGCTGCCTATGAGAAGCGTTCCTTGGCGATCAGTTCCAATATTCACCCTGCGGGCTTTGATCAATTGAAGCCTAAGACGTTGGCTACGGCGACCGTGGATCGGTTGTTGCATCACGCGCATGTCTGA
- a CDS encoding FAD-binding oxidoreductase, whose amino-acid sequence MTTNGNVSFWYAADGLPTPRPALAGDLDVDLAIVGAGYTGLWTAYYLAKADPTLRIAVLESRFAGFGASGRNGGWLANTITGGRDGYVKTHGRALVGDFQRMLNETINEVIRVAAAEGIDADIHKGGELLVARNPAQLSRLDELALEQQKWPEDDAYRLSADQTAQRINVAGALGSMFIPHCARVHPAKLVQGLAQAVERQGVTIFENTMVTQINAGTPTRTPSAVTERGVVRAHHVLRATEGFTANLPQAHRDWLPMNSSMIVTEPLDAATWSQIGWEGRETLEDLAHAYVYLQRTMDGRIALGGRGVPYRYGSRTDMDGATQEKTIQTLHRILREMFPAAGEVKIDHAWAGVLGVPRDWKASVNYDPSTGLGFAGGYVGTGVTATNLAGRTLADLVLCKDTKETTMPWVNRSVPRWEPEPLRWLAVQGMYAMYHRADVQEAAGRENIAPIARLADKISGR is encoded by the coding sequence GTGACCACTAACGGAAACGTGTCGTTCTGGTATGCCGCCGACGGTCTGCCAACGCCTCGGCCCGCGCTCGCCGGTGACCTAGATGTGGACCTGGCCATTGTGGGGGCCGGGTATACCGGGCTGTGGACTGCCTACTATCTGGCGAAAGCCGATCCGACGTTACGGATCGCGGTACTAGAATCTCGCTTCGCCGGCTTTGGCGCCTCGGGGCGTAATGGAGGCTGGCTGGCCAATACCATCACCGGCGGTCGCGATGGATACGTCAAAACCCATGGGCGTGCACTGGTGGGTGACTTCCAACGGATGCTTAACGAGACCATCAACGAGGTCATTCGGGTTGCCGCAGCCGAGGGCATCGATGCAGATATTCACAAGGGTGGGGAGCTGCTGGTGGCACGTAATCCCGCGCAGTTGAGCCGTCTGGATGAACTGGCACTGGAACAACAGAAGTGGCCGGAGGATGATGCCTATCGCCTTTCGGCGGACCAGACCGCCCAGCGGATTAATGTCGCAGGAGCCTTGGGCTCTATGTTTATCCCACATTGTGCCCGCGTCCACCCGGCCAAACTGGTACAAGGTCTGGCACAAGCCGTGGAACGGCAGGGAGTGACGATTTTTGAAAACACCATGGTCACGCAGATCAACGCGGGGACACCAACGCGCACACCGAGCGCGGTAACCGAACGCGGAGTGGTGCGGGCACACCATGTACTGCGGGCCACCGAAGGGTTCACAGCTAATCTGCCGCAGGCCCACCGCGACTGGCTACCGATGAATTCCTCGATGATTGTCACAGAACCGTTGGATGCGGCAACGTGGTCGCAGATCGGCTGGGAGGGCCGAGAGACTCTCGAGGATCTGGCCCACGCTTATGTGTATCTTCAACGCACGATGGATGGGCGCATAGCTCTGGGTGGGCGCGGGGTGCCCTATCGTTATGGCTCGCGTACCGACATGGACGGTGCAACCCAGGAAAAGACTATCCAGACGTTGCACCGCATCTTGCGCGAGATGTTCCCTGCGGCCGGCGAGGTAAAAATTGATCACGCGTGGGCTGGCGTATTGGGAGTTCCGCGCGACTGGAAGGCGAGCGTTAACTACGACCCGTCCACGGGGCTCGGTTTCGCCGGGGGATACGTGGGCACCGGTGTCACCGCCACCAACCTCGCCGGACGCACGCTCGCGGACCTGGTCTTGTGCAAGGACACAAAGGAAACGACTATGCCGTGGGTTAATCGCAGTGTGCCCCGCTGGGAACCTGAGCCACTGCGCTGGCTGGCGGTGCAAGGCATGTACGCGATGTACCACCGGGCCGATGTGCAAGAGGCAGCCGGACGCGAAAACATCGCACCGATCGCGCGCCTTGCCGACAAGATTTCTGGGCGTTAA
- a CDS encoding low molecular weight phosphatase family protein, giving the protein MISLLMVCTGNICRSAYAERLLQHQLDEIAPGAFVIRSAGTQALVGHPMEPSAAQRLTLKNGSDMAFMARQLNENTLASVDFVLAMTEEHRTAVVELSPKMLKRSYTIREFAAVIDAIHDDQNIELPRGNSPETRTERWTELRANAVLKRHEARTHLDGKLDIEDPYRRGDTAFDAMVMDLAPLLDRIARFEISHS; this is encoded by the coding sequence ATGATCTCACTATTGATGGTGTGTACCGGGAATATTTGTCGTTCTGCCTATGCCGAACGACTATTGCAGCATCAACTCGATGAAATTGCACCCGGTGCGTTTGTAATCCGGAGTGCCGGGACTCAGGCCCTCGTGGGTCATCCCATGGAACCATCCGCCGCGCAACGGCTGACTCTTAAGAACGGCAGCGACATGGCTTTCATGGCGCGGCAACTAAATGAAAACACTCTGGCCAGTGTCGACTTTGTGTTGGCTATGACGGAAGAACATCGAACGGCTGTTGTGGAATTATCGCCAAAGATGCTCAAGCGCTCATACACAATTCGAGAGTTTGCTGCGGTCATAGATGCAATTCATGACGATCAGAACATCGAATTACCGCGCGGTAATAGCCCGGAGACGCGTACCGAGCGTTGGACAGAGCTTCGTGCCAACGCGGTGTTGAAGCGCCACGAGGCCCGAACGCACCTTGACGGAAAATTGGACATCGAGGATCCGTACCGCCGAGGAGATACAGCCTTCGACGCCATGGTTATGGATCTGGCTCCGCTATTGGACAGAATCGCAAGATTCGAGATCTCACACTCTTAA